The Aeoliella mucimassa genome includes the window AGCAGCCAAGCACAGGGGCAAGCTTTTCAACGTCGCCAACATTGGCGTCGCCCGCCAAATCGATCTTACGCGGACGGACCAGCACGTCGGTCAGCTGGGCGAAACGTCGGGGACGATCGCTGGCTCCCACCACAATTGGCCGCCGCAAGGGATCAGCCCGTCGTACGGCTTCGCACTGCGAAGTCAGTTGATCGAGTGAAAGTGCCGTGTTTTCCAGTCCGAGCGACCAGGCGAGCACGGTTTGCCAAATCGAATTCGGGGCGATCTCGACCAGTCGATCGAGCTCAGGGGGAGGACAGACCACCCAGAGCTTCGCCTCGCGGGCGGCCCGCAATTGGGCTTCGGTGGCGGGGCTTGCGAGGTAGACCGTGTTGAATCCCAACTCGGCCAACTCGGAAAACGACTCGCCATGGTACTCAATCGCCCGAGGTACCAGCGGCTCGCCAGCCACAGAAATGGTAGTGCCGTGCCGGCGGACTTCGACCGGATCGAACGTAATCGGTTCGCTCTGCTGGTTGCCAGGAGCACTAAGCATGGGGCCATCGTTTTGCGGTGCCGAGAGCAAAGGACCCGCTGCGGCAATGCCAGGCTGCGTGAGCACGCCGACCACCTGCATTTGGTCGACTTCCACCAAGGTCTCGCCCGAGCCCCCTGGCACCACAAGCACCACGCGATCGACATAGGCTTCACGGTCGTCGACCTGGACGTTGGGGTTGGTACTCAGGAACCGGGCCTGGCGCGTAGCCAGTTTGGGCACACTATCGAGCCGTAGTCGCTGCCATTGACCAGCATTGGAGTACCGCTGCCCAACCACGGTGGTTCGCAGCGGCTGGCCGGTTTCGGAATCAATATTTCGCGGAAAAACCACCTCGGCAGCCAGCTGGACCGCGGCTCGGTTGGAGCGCATTACGACTTCGATCGCCAGTTCGTCGAGCACCGGCAAGTGCTCGACCTGGTGTTTCAGATGAGCGCCGTAACCCGGAGCGATTGTCATCACCACCCGCTCGACCGACGCTGGTTTCTGCGAATTCGAGAGCTGCGTGCGGAGCTGAGCTACCTGGCGAACATTGGGAGCCGGCTCGAGCTTCCAGGAGACCATGGGGCCGTCGAAGCCTTCGTCGACCACGACGTCGGCCGCGTGGAGCCTGGGCCCGCTGAGAATGAGCCCTACGAGAACCGCCAATACCGCGCAGCAGCCAGCCGAGCGGCGAAGCCGCCCGCAACAGGGCACTGGCTCGAGCATCGACCAATCCATACTCAGTTCTGACGGTGACCGTCGGGCGTTCGGTATCGGGGGCCAGGGGTGGGGCAACTTGCGCGTATGCGCAATCCCAAGTGTCCCCGCGCGGTTGCAAAAACGCCACAACGATTTCTAAGGGGCTACATCGACGTAAGTCCAGCTTGTAGCAAGGTTTCCGCCACAACCCCAGATCAGTTTGATGCTTTTCTCCATCATCGGCACGAATGTAAGATTGCCGATGCCAACCTGTTGATTGCACGTAAGTTGTTTGTGTATAATCGGTTGCGGGCGGTCCGAGGGACCGTGGCGATCAGTTGTGGCGCGCGGCATGCATTAGTACCGAGCATCCCCCAACCCTGGAGTTTGAAGATGCCCGAACTTACGCCGAATGCCACCACTGCTAGCGAAGAAGTCCCCGCCGATGTCCGCCAACTTGCGGAGTTCATCCACGGTTTGCCAGATCACTATTCGGAACAGATTCTACCGGTGCTTGACCGCGTGCTGGAAAGCACCAAGCGTCGTCGTCGGATCCTGACGCTGGTACAAGATGCCTTGGGCCAACTCCGGCTTGATATGAAGTACTTGATGTTCGACCTCGAGGCCACCCGCCGCGAGCGAGATACATACAAGGAGCAGTTGGAGAACGAATAATCACGGAACAGGTGATCAACACGAGCTCGCGGGTAGTCCCGCGAGCGTAGTGATTGTCCTCCTCGGCAGTTGGTCGTGGGTCCTTTCTAGCGACCGCGACCGATTAGCCACCCCCGATGCGGAAGGGAACTAGGGTATTCCCTTTTGCGAATGTTTGAGTGACCTTTCAGTGCTAAGCCGCGCGGACGCTGCCCACCCGCACCGCCTTGGCAATGGACGAAGATTTTCGCGCTATGTCCACCGTTACAACTGCGGATGATCTGGAACGGCGCGCCATGGAGGTGGGCATTCTCGACCATCGCCAATTACAAGTGGTTCGAGGAGAGCTAGGCACCCGTTCGCCCGACCTGGCTACCATGTCGCAAGAGTTGCTGCGCCGCAACTTACTTACCCAGTACCAGCTCGAACGGTTAGTCAAAGGCTTACAGTCGGGCTTCTTCTACGGCAAGTACAAGGTGCTGTATTGCGTCGGCGCGGGATCGTTCGCCCGCGTGTTTCGCGCAGTGCACGTCGATACCAACGAGGTGTTTGCCGTAAAGGTGCTCCGCAACCGGTGCATCACCGAATACGCCGACTCGTTCCGTCGCGAAGGGGAACTCGGCGCTTCGCTGAAACATCCCAACATTGTCCCGATTCACGAAGTCTATTCCAAACGCGATGTGCACTACATTGTGATGGACTTCATCGAAGGACGGAATCTGCGTGAATTCACTCGGGTGCGTCGCGTGTTTGCGCCGCTCGAAGCGGCCAAAATCCTCGACGGCATGCTGGCTGGGCTCAACTACGCCTTCCAGCAAGGTGTGTCGCACCGCGACTTGAAGATGTCGAACGTGCTTGTCTCAAGCGAAGGCGAGTCGAAACTGCTTGACTTCGGTCTGGCGGCGATCGAAAGCGACGTCGCTGGCGATACCGGCGTGAAACGTACCGTGGAGTATGCCGCCCTCGAGCGCGCAACCGGAGTGCGTAAAGACGATGCCCGTAGCGATATCTTCTTCGCCGGGTGCATTTTCTACCATATGCTAAGTGGTCGCTCGCCGATGCCTGAGGGTCGTGATCGGGCAAAGCAGTTGAGTAAAGAAACCTTCCAGAACATTCCTCCCATCGCCAGCGTTGCCCCGAAGGTGCCGCCGACGTTTGCCAAGGTGATTAACCGGGCGATAGAGTTCGATCCCGAAAAGCGGTATCAGACTCCGCTCGAAATGCTCACCGATCTGAAGATTGCTGCCAAGCGTCTAGCCGAGCGTGGTGCAACCCAGAGTGTGAAGAACGAACTGGCGAGCAACGAAGGCCATAACGAACAAGGCGAGCCACGCCGGTTGATGGTGGTGGAGTCGAACGTAAAGATGCAGGACGTACTCCGCAATCTTTTCAAGCAACATGGCTATCGCGTGCTCGTGGCCAGCGATCCCGAGCGGGCGATCGATCGCTTCTACACCGACTCCGACGCCGCTGAGGTGGTACTGTTCAGTAGCGGTCATAATGGCCGCGCAACGCTCGAGGCATTCAACCGCTTCGCCACCGAATCTGGCACCCGCGATATTCCAGCCATTCTCTTGCTGGATGAGGCACACGCTACGTGGGAGCCAGAAGCCAACGTCAGCGATCACCGATTGACGATCACGATGCCGATCAAGCAGCGTGAATTGCGTCAGGCAGTTCGCAAAGTGCTAAGCCGACAAGCGGTGTAAACGCCAGTTCGGCCTTTGCAAACCTGCAGCTAGATCTTCGCTGTTTTAGGCCGGTCGATCGCGTCTGGCTTCAAGCCACGATTCGCGTTTGCGGCTACTTTTTCTCGGTAAGCTGCCGATCGGCAACCCAACGCTTTGCCGCACTAATTGCCTGGCTGGCGGAGGGAAAATCTCGTAAGTAGCCCACTCGCAACTTCTGCGGGCCATAGATGCTTACGTGATAGCGAATCGCGTTAATCGGCGAGTTCGACTTCATCGACATCAGCTCAAAGCGGTAACCATCGTGGGTTACTTGATCGTCGTGCTGCACCCCGATGCGGCGGCTTTCGCGGAACTTACCCAAATCTTGCTTGTGGGAATGCGATCCAAAAAAGAGTGCCATGCTGCAGGCCTCGCGATACGAACTCGAAATAAGAGATCAGACTTCAGTATGATCGGCGCGCAGTACCATCGCTATTGAATCCCACTGAAATGCGATGCATTGCTAGCATGCGAATGTCGCAACATGCGAGTTGAAGTGATTATTCAAGAGTCACCGTCATGGCGGATTCGCCAGGCCAATCGCCCCAGCATGCGAAAGTAGAACATACCGGCAATCATGAAGGGAATCGCCGCTAGCGAGATCAATTCAGGCGAGTAGCGATTCAGCAGCATCACGGTCCCCACAAACAGACCAACCACGATTGCTGATAGCAAGTAAAACTGCAACCAGCTTCCTGCGCTTTTCGTCATACTCCGCAACACGCCTGGCATCAGCAGCGACCAGGGAGACAAGGCTTCGAGTGTCGACAGATGGACCACAGGAAAGCAAACCCACATGCTCGCAGCGATGCCAAGCAGTTTGCCAGCCACGTCGGCCCCGGAGGCCCACGCGATGAGGTAACCGAGAATACCGGAACTCATTACTCCGATCGCCATGTAGAAAGACTCTCCCATCCAGTCGACCGGATTATTGACCGGCCACTCCTCGATGCGGTCATTCCCCTCCGAACTCTCGGTCACCACCTTGATGGCGCAGGCCGAGGCCGAGGCCAGGCCGAGCATGATCATCGCCGCCGTGGCGACCATAATAGGCAATCCAACCACGGCACCGTAACCGCTAAGAATCATCGGATACACCCACACGGCCACCGTAAAGAAGAAGGCCAGCAGGATGCCAATCGATAGACAGCGACTCACGACCCCCGGCCCGGTGAGAAAGGCCTTCCAACCAGTGAGCAACGGCCAGGCATTCATCTGGGGTCGGCTCTTGCGGTTGGTAACAACTCGATTCATCGCGGCCAGCTGCTCTTCTGGCGACAGCGACTCGAAATCCTCGTACCGCGAGTAGATCGGCGGCATCGACGGTGCAAACGACTCGTCGACTCGTACCTCCTCCACTTCCAGATCGGGCTCGGCGGGGGCTGGCGGGAGCTTTGGCTTAGGTGCTTTCACTACCGTTGCGTGCCCGCAGTCGGGGCATTCGATCGCTTGGCCAATCATCGCCGGTTCGACGTACTGCAGGGTCTCACACACTTCGCAGCGAACCGGCACTAACGCTTTTTGCTGCTTCAGCAGTTCAGTTCCCCAAGGCTGCGAGTCGCCATCCCACAACTCGTACTGCTGCCCCAGCATAGCGGCTGGCATTTTCGTAGGCTCTTTCGGCTTGGGGGCCGGCAACTTGGTCTTCGTGTTGCAGTCGGGACAAGTCAGCAGCTGCCCCACCTGGTCGTGCCGGCCATAGAGTCGGGTGCCGCAGAGTCGGCAATTCACCCCCACGAAGGTCGGCCCACTCGGCTTCGACGTCGGCTCGGCGACCGCGTGCACTTCGAACCCCGCCTTGCAATTCGGGCACCGAGCCTGGCGCCCCACGTGTCTCAGGTCCACCTTAAACCGCGTA containing:
- a CDS encoding protein kinase domain-containing protein, with the protein product MSTVTTADDLERRAMEVGILDHRQLQVVRGELGTRSPDLATMSQELLRRNLLTQYQLERLVKGLQSGFFYGKYKVLYCVGAGSFARVFRAVHVDTNEVFAVKVLRNRCITEYADSFRREGELGASLKHPNIVPIHEVYSKRDVHYIVMDFIEGRNLREFTRVRRVFAPLEAAKILDGMLAGLNYAFQQGVSHRDLKMSNVLVSSEGESKLLDFGLAAIESDVAGDTGVKRTVEYAALERATGVRKDDARSDIFFAGCIFYHMLSGRSPMPEGRDRAKQLSKETFQNIPPIASVAPKVPPTFAKVINRAIEFDPEKRYQTPLEMLTDLKIAAKRLAERGATQSVKNELASNEGHNEQGEPRRLMVVESNVKMQDVLRNLFKQHGYRVLVASDPERAIDRFYTDSDAAEVVLFSSGHNGRATLEAFNRFATESGTRDIPAILLLDEAHATWEPEANVSDHRLTITMPIKQRELRQAVRKVLSRQAV
- a CDS encoding MJ0042-type zinc finger domain-containing protein, which produces MSDSTITTQCPHCRTRFKVDLRHVGRQARCPNCKAGFEVHAVAEPTSKPSGPTFVGVNCRLCGTRLYGRHDQVGQLLTCPDCNTKTKLPAPKPKEPTKMPAAMLGQQYELWDGDSQPWGTELLKQQKALVPVRCEVCETLQYVEPAMIGQAIECPDCGHATVVKAPKPKLPPAPAEPDLEVEEVRVDESFAPSMPPIYSRYEDFESLSPEEQLAAMNRVVTNRKSRPQMNAWPLLTGWKAFLTGPGVVSRCLSIGILLAFFFTVAVWVYPMILSGYGAVVGLPIMVATAAMIMLGLASASACAIKVVTESSEGNDRIEEWPVNNPVDWMGESFYMAIGVMSSGILGYLIAWASGADVAGKLLGIAASMWVCFPVVHLSTLEALSPWSLLMPGVLRSMTKSAGSWLQFYLLSAIVVGLFVGTVMLLNRYSPELISLAAIPFMIAGMFYFRMLGRLAWRIRHDGDS
- a CDS encoding transcriptional regulator, whose product is MPELTPNATTASEEVPADVRQLAEFIHGLPDHYSEQILPVLDRVLESTKRRRRILTLVQDALGQLRLDMKYLMFDLEATRRERDTYKEQLENE